A region from the Geobacter benzoatilyticus genome encodes:
- a CDS encoding bifunctional homocysteine S-methyltransferase/methylenetetrahydrofolate reductase, translated as MNFLESLKNEILIGDGAIGTMLYAKGVSLDANVEHLNLVRPELVLELHREYLAAGARVIETNTFGANWTKLAAIGLEKREREINLRGARLAREAAEGANAFVSGSVGPLVRVKGDERELSPAETAEIYRRQVLALADGGVDLLILETFTDLGQILCALAAARETGLPVVANMAFLENGRLAGGADVERAALALTNAGASVVGANCGAGPLEVLGTIRRMAGATALPIAAYPNSGFPEYVNGRHVYRTTPDYFAERAAEMVANGAVLVGGCCGTTPDHIRSLAERLAGMVPVARSVVAAATPVEERREAVAGAEGFLAKWGKEPVVTVELDPPKGFDCAKIIEGSQTLKTAGADAINIAENPLARIRMGNIALGHLIQQEAGIETIVHITCRDRNLLGLQSDLMGASLLGIRNILAITGDPARIGEQAGATSVYDLNSFTLIKLLADLNAGVNALGNPLGRGAGFTIGCAFNPNSQRMEVQAERLNKKVANGARFVQTQPLYDLARLDEMLERTAHLGVPVLPGILPLVSERNCEFLHNEVPGIVIPDGIRARMRGKEKEAGVREGLAIAREFIDSVRDRVGGFYLIPPFGRFEIAVELVRHIKGR; from the coding sequence ATGAATTTTCTCGAATCCCTGAAGAACGAAATCCTCATCGGCGACGGTGCCATCGGCACCATGCTCTACGCCAAGGGGGTATCCCTCGACGCCAACGTGGAGCACCTGAATCTGGTGCGGCCGGAGCTGGTCCTGGAGCTCCACCGGGAGTACCTGGCCGCCGGAGCCCGGGTCATCGAGACCAACACCTTCGGCGCCAACTGGACGAAGCTTGCGGCCATCGGCCTGGAAAAGCGGGAGCGGGAGATCAACCTGCGGGGGGCACGGCTTGCCCGGGAGGCTGCTGAAGGCGCCAACGCCTTTGTGTCCGGCTCCGTGGGCCCCCTGGTCCGGGTGAAGGGGGATGAGCGGGAGCTCTCCCCGGCCGAGACGGCCGAGATCTACCGGCGGCAGGTGCTGGCCCTGGCCGACGGAGGGGTTGATCTCCTCATCCTCGAAACCTTTACCGACCTGGGGCAGATTCTCTGCGCCCTGGCGGCGGCCCGGGAGACGGGGCTTCCGGTGGTGGCGAACATGGCGTTCCTGGAGAACGGCCGCCTGGCCGGCGGGGCCGACGTGGAGCGGGCAGCGCTGGCGCTGACCAATGCCGGGGCAAGCGTCGTGGGGGCCAACTGCGGCGCGGGCCCCCTGGAGGTGCTCGGCACCATCCGCCGCATGGCCGGCGCCACGGCGCTTCCCATCGCGGCATACCCCAACAGCGGGTTCCCCGAGTATGTGAACGGACGCCACGTCTACCGCACCACCCCTGACTACTTTGCCGAACGGGCCGCCGAGATGGTGGCCAATGGCGCGGTGCTGGTGGGGGGGTGTTGCGGCACGACGCCGGACCATATTCGCAGCCTGGCGGAGCGGCTTGCGGGGATGGTTCCCGTGGCCCGCAGCGTGGTGGCGGCTGCGACGCCCGTGGAGGAGCGGCGCGAGGCGGTTGCCGGGGCGGAAGGCTTTCTGGCGAAGTGGGGGAAGGAACCGGTGGTCACCGTGGAGCTGGATCCCCCCAAGGGTTTCGACTGCGCGAAGATTATCGAGGGGAGCCAGACCTTGAAGACCGCCGGTGCCGATGCCATCAACATCGCCGAAAATCCCCTTGCCCGCATCCGCATGGGGAACATTGCCCTGGGGCATCTCATCCAGCAAGAGGCGGGGATCGAGACCATCGTCCACATCACCTGCCGGGACCGTAACCTTCTTGGGCTCCAGTCGGACCTCATGGGGGCGAGCCTCCTGGGCATACGGAATATCCTCGCCATCACCGGGGATCCCGCCCGGATTGGCGAACAGGCCGGGGCCACGTCGGTCTACGATCTGAACTCTTTTACCCTCATCAAGCTCCTGGCCGACCTGAACGCCGGGGTGAACGCCCTGGGGAATCCCCTCGGCCGGGGGGCCGGCTTCACCATCGGCTGCGCTTTCAATCCCAACAGCCAGCGGATGGAGGTGCAGGCGGAGCGCCTGAACAAGAAGGTGGCCAACGGGGCGCGTTTCGTCCAGACCCAGCCCCTCTACGACCTGGCGCGCCTGGACGAGATGCTGGAGCGGACGGCTCATCTGGGGGTGCCGGTTCTGCCGGGAATTCTGCCGCTGGTGAGTGAGCGCAACTGCGAGTTCCTGCACAACGAGGTGCCGGGAATAGTCATTCCTGACGGGATTCGGGCGAGGATGCGGGGGAAGGAAAAGGAAGCGGGGGTCCGGGAGGGGCTCGCCATCGCCCGGGAGTTCATCGATTCGGTCCGCGACCGGGTAGGCGGTTTCTATCTCATTCCCCCCTTCGGCCGGTTCGAAATCGCCGTTGAGCTCGTGCGGCACATCAAAGGGCGTTGA
- a CDS encoding YtxH domain-containing protein, translating to MSDSKNTETAAIMAFFAGAALAAGAALLLTPKPGREVREKLGEVTEDAVGKIRTAVREAKYKVAPKGKDESGDIEGGGCWI from the coding sequence ATGTCAGACAGCAAAAACACCGAAACTGCTGCTATCATGGCTTTCTTCGCCGGCGCGGCCCTTGCGGCCGGTGCCGCCCTCCTGCTCACCCCCAAGCCGGGCCGCGAAGTCCGGGAGAAGCTCGGCGAAGTGACCGAGGATGCGGTCGGAAAAATCCGCACGGCAGTTCGCGAGGCGAAGTACAAGGTTGCCCCCAAGGGGAAGGACGAGAGCGGCGATATAGAAGGCGGCGGTTGCTGGATCTAG